GATGGTGTGTAAGTCAAAGATGGTCATTTTCAGAGCTTGTTGAGGTTAGTTATTGAgccacagttttgttttttttaactgctccCAAATTGTATAAATAAAGGTAGTTTAATACATGTGAAGTCTCAtgagaaatgcaacttttctttttgtcattcaggacagagagagggaccTGGAAAAATATAACATTTATTCTCAAAGATTCCTTAAAGTATACAACAAAAGAGGTATATAGGAGGTTCCTTTAAGACGTTGAATCCCAttgtttttccccatttttaagACTTGTTTTTGATTTCTAGGGAGGGAAAACAAGATGGTCCAAACCGATGGACTGGTCCATCTCCTGGTTGTTGCTGACAACCTTTCAGAGACACAATATGAAAAGGCTGAAGGGGAAGAGCAGAGCAGCCCTGAGAGCTTGGTATGTGCAGGTGCATTTCAAAAATTCTGAAGATTATTGGAAATTTGATTGGTTTCTACACTAATAACATATGAACAGAAATTATTAAAAAGTATTGTTTGTGGGCTATGATTGATTTTCATGCCACatgttgaaataataaaaaaataaaacaaagaaagactttgacagattattttatgcattatgtaatatattttttaatgcttAAAGGACTCACTGTAATTTCTAGCATGATGTAATCAAGGTTTTCACCCACCTacattaaatgtaatttttttcacagaCAGTAAGAGCttttgtaaagaaataaaattatttCTAACTTTAACTTCTGTGTATTATTTCAGTGCAGTGACAATCCAGTGCTGGAGGCTGAGGTTATTAAAAACCAAGAGGAAGAGGTTTCTGGAAATATTTTGCAACATCAGAGGgaccttcttcctctttcttcagtACCTGATCCAACAGTATCTCCACAAGAAGAAAATACAGAGACTTACACGGGTGAGAATGGACTTGTTTTATCAACGTACAACAAACTAATAGTGTTCATTAAGAAATTATTTCACAACCAGTAAACTAAAGCGGTGCTGATCCACCCCAGCCTCTGTGGGACACGAACACAAGAGAGCAGCAATGTAACTGAACTTTTATTCATCCagtgttctttttcttttatttcttttcagacACCAGAAAGGAGAGCTCTTCAGAAGGGGCTGCAGAAAATCAAAGTGACGCTGACTGTGACCAACCCAAGAAGCTGTTAGAGGATCGAAAGTGttgagaagaaaaggaagacaaTGAAGACATGAGAGGGGGGGCAAtgttctgcaaaaaaaaaaactctagacACAACACAACTGAAGAGCAAGAAATGTACTGTAAGCTCCCCAAAGCGAGACAACTGCATCTGGGAGTGGATCCATGAAAGTGGAGATGCTCAGCAGTGataagcttcaacagtcactTAGCAAATCCAGTGTAGCTGGTGCCGAAAGCTCTGTGTGATTAAACTGATATCAAAGCAAATGTGCAGGTTCATGAGGATTTTTAAGGAACAGTGTGTTAAGTTGATTAATGACGCCTTTGAGCTGGTCTACAGAATATTTGACTGATACAATGGATGAAAGTCAGTGAGATTTTCTCAGAACATTAAAACATGCCTTTTGATTTAAAATCAAAACTCAATATACTCCATCTactgtgagtttttttcttttttttcaatcattatTGTGGAGTTCAAGGTGGTGTGGTTGGTTAACACTCCCTGGCTTGAGTCCGGTTGGGGCCTCCcccgtgtgtgttttgtttgtgttttctccagaaattcaagttttttgttttttcttttctttttttcccttaaacCGGTAACTCTGGATTGCTCGAGGGTGTGTTTGTGATACGATCTGTCTGTCCGGGTTTTAAACGGCCTTCAGGCACAGTCCCCGGtgcagaagacggatggatgactTCCACATTAGAAAGACACAATGAACACATTCACATGTTTTCTTCAGGTATGTTTTATCAAAAGACTTCTCCACAATTCCAAATAATCAAGCTTTCAAATAATAGAAAACTGAAACAATCTTCCAACAAAATCTTCTTCACAGGTTCAACACAGTTCATGGGAAACTTCAAATAATAAATTACTGCCACAACAAGAAGGTGAAAAAGCACAATTACACAAAAGTACCTGTGAAGAGCTGACAGAACACAACAGAGCAAATCCGTAGATCTGAAGTGAGAAAGACTCGTTGATTTGACTTGTGAACTAGCTGAAGGCATTAAGACCAAGCGTTACAACTTTGTTGCAAACCACCAGCCAGCATGTGATTCCCACTCCACCTGAAATGAAAGAACGCCTTCATCAGCACGACAGCGCGGCTCTGAGACTGCTATAGAAATATGCGCTGTGTGGACTATATTGTTTACAGCCTGTGACATTTATAAATAAGCTTTATTACCTGCCACTCCTGTTGGAAAGGCCACGAGGCGCTCGACGGGAGCGATCCACCTGCTGGGAACCACAGTCACTGGATCGGAGTAGTACTTCCATATCAGAGAGATCATGAGAGCCGCCTGGCgcagaacaaacaaaacacggAAGTGAAACGTTTTACCAACTTTATCCAAGCCATGATACACTGAGGACCAGTTTCAACACAGCTGAACTGGACCAGAGAATACGGACTCAAAAGCCGCTGTAAACGGAGGGGAAGCTGTGGGTCTTCTCAATGGAAAAGCTTCAGTTAGATTTCATTTGTGCAATGGTTTTTAGTTGCTTTGGCTGAAAGTATTTGGAATACTCTTTACCATTTCACATGTAAGTTAGATAGCAAAACTGtactgtgaaatgaaaatgtactgTGTCCATATATATTACAACAGGACAGCTAATGGGCCTTTTTACAGATTTATAAGAGGTAAttattactgtgttttttttatatttaagaaTGATAAAACAGTTTGTTTCATGACCAAACAGGGGTCTGGTCTAAGATGGCGAGGGTGACATAATGCAGCAATCGATGGAGCATTTCCaggtatatgtatgtatatgttaAAAGTGTAccattttctgtctctctttgacATGAATGTTCAGATTAATCCAGCTTTACCTGGAACCTTACCAGTACTCAGCACATATTCGTTAGCTAGAATAATCAAGCTagttgtgtgtgcttttttcactcaaacactggtaaaaaaaaaaaaaaaaaccaaaaaaaaaaaaaaaaatgtcaatattaTGTTTGTGAGCAACAATATCTCCTGTGAGAGTGGTACTTTGCAATCTCTGTTCTTCGGGAAACACGTCATGTGGTGACGTTATAAAACAGCTACGCACACGGACAGTAGGGAGCAGTCAGATGTTCTGTTTACATGGACTCTGAACAGATCATAAACAGGATTACCATGCCTCCTTTTATCGAATCAGATAAGGtctattttaatttattttacctttatttTGGCAGGTAAGTCAATTGAAAATGGGGGGAGGCTCTACTTCAGAGTCACAACCTACCTGCAATATGTAAAACACGATGTTCACCACCCATTTCATTTTGGCTTGTTGGGCTGTTCTCGATTTCACTgtagaagagagagaaaagccatCAGgcatgattgtgtttttttgtgtttaagcAGCAATCTTCCATGTTATTTTGGCTTTCAATCAGATCAAATGGTGATTGTGTTTCACCTCATCATTAGACGCAGCAAAGACATCTGGGATGTAAGCAGCGATCAAAACAACCACCTTGTTTATATTCATTTTTGCTTTACCAGCAAGAGCTGCTTAACATGTCATTGTTTCTGACACAATGAGCATAAATAGAATTCTTCACTAGTTGAAACTCACACAACATT
The sequence above is a segment of the Salarias fasciatus chromosome 14, fSalaFa1.1, whole genome shotgun sequence genome. Coding sequences within it:
- the get1 gene encoding guided entry of tail-anchored proteins factor 1 produces the protein MASGYAWLLVLSSVFLCNLMKTLLPSISSFLSKLVQKDAEQESEMRAEIQEMKKEQSSISMMDEFARYARLERKINKTTDKLKTHVKSRTAQQAKMKWVVNIVFYILQAALMISLIWKYYSDPVTVVPSRWIAPVERLVAFPTGVAGGVGITCWLVVCNKVVTLGLNAFS